In Desulfovibrio oxyclinae DSM 11498, a single genomic region encodes these proteins:
- a CDS encoding penicillin-binding protein 1A, translating to MKILKYLGISFIVCALLGVIGAVVLYNWAAKDLPGFKNITDYNPPLVTTVYAKNDEILGYFYKEKRFLVTLDQMSHWIPKAFLAAEDASFYQHEGVDLTAISRAFVINMKAGKVKQGGSTITQQIIKRLLLTNERSYERKLKEAILAYRLERYLTKDEILTIYLNEIYLGAHSFGVEAAARSYFGKHAKDLTIAEAALLAGLPKAPSRYNPYENPHLARKRQMYVLGQMLVHGWITQEQYDEAVAEELEFTSMPEPSWKVGPYYLEEVRRWLIDRFGEDVTYNGGLTVTTSCDIKHQKAADAALKRGLENSAQRRGWTGPIDNISLGNADEILKDGPQEREELSKGQWVKSVVTGVKKNGASVRFGKFEGFMPLESMWWVREPNSDKSHEQVPNPTDARKVLKKGDVIWASILKVPEKESKPVDLALERRPEVEGAIVSMDPKSGEVLALSGGYSFSRSQFNRATQARRQCGSAFKPFVYSTAIDNGFTPASIVMDSPIVFANEEEGKLWRPENFANTFKGPTLLRTALVKSKNTCTIRVAQELGIRKIIERARSMGLDSEFPADLSVALGSASVTLMNMVQAYSAFARDGSYIKPRMVLSVKSAWGDEMYTSEPEAVEAISPQTAYIMASLMKQVVSDGTGWRARALKRPIAGKTGTTNNEQDAWFMGYTPYLVTGVFVGFDEIRPMGRWETGSRAASPIWVQYRKEVEEDYPYQDFPQPQGIVMAKVDAKTGKLAGPNSEESYFLPFKEGTQPTEMAGGTSESGEEGTTAGDDLFKQIF from the coding sequence ATGAAGATTCTCAAATATCTCGGTATATCGTTCATCGTCTGCGCCCTTCTCGGCGTTATCGGGGCCGTTGTCCTCTACAATTGGGCCGCCAAGGATCTGCCCGGGTTCAAGAACATCACGGACTACAACCCGCCGCTGGTGACCACCGTTTATGCCAAGAATGACGAAATTCTGGGGTATTTCTATAAGGAAAAGCGCTTCCTCGTGACGCTGGACCAGATGAGCCACTGGATTCCCAAGGCGTTTCTGGCTGCGGAGGATGCCTCGTTCTACCAGCATGAGGGGGTGGATCTTACCGCTATTTCCCGCGCGTTCGTCATCAACATGAAGGCGGGCAAGGTGAAGCAGGGTGGCAGCACCATCACCCAGCAGATCATCAAGCGGCTGCTGCTGACCAACGAGCGCAGTTACGAGCGCAAGCTCAAGGAAGCGATTCTTGCGTATCGCCTTGAACGGTATCTGACCAAGGACGAAATTCTTACCATTTATCTCAACGAGATATACCTCGGAGCCCATTCCTTTGGCGTGGAAGCCGCGGCACGAAGCTACTTCGGCAAACATGCAAAGGATCTGACCATTGCCGAGGCCGCGCTTCTGGCGGGACTGCCCAAGGCGCCGAGCCGATACAATCCCTACGAGAATCCGCATCTTGCCCGTAAGCGTCAGATGTACGTCCTCGGCCAGATGCTGGTCCACGGCTGGATTACGCAGGAACAGTACGACGAGGCTGTTGCCGAAGAGCTGGAATTCACCAGTATGCCCGAGCCTTCATGGAAGGTCGGTCCGTATTATCTTGAGGAAGTTCGCCGCTGGCTCATCGACCGTTTCGGCGAGGATGTCACGTACAACGGCGGCCTGACCGTCACCACGTCCTGCGACATCAAGCATCAGAAGGCCGCAGACGCGGCCCTTAAGCGTGGGCTGGAGAACTCCGCCCAGCGTCGCGGCTGGACCGGGCCCATCGACAACATCTCTCTCGGCAATGCGGATGAGATTCTGAAAGACGGACCGCAGGAGCGCGAAGAACTTTCCAAGGGCCAGTGGGTCAAGTCCGTCGTGACGGGAGTGAAGAAGAACGGCGCTTCGGTCCGCTTCGGTAAATTCGAAGGCTTCATGCCACTGGAGAGCATGTGGTGGGTGCGTGAGCCGAACTCGGACAAGTCGCACGAGCAGGTTCCCAACCCGACCGATGCCCGCAAGGTGCTCAAAAAGGGGGACGTGATCTGGGCATCCATCCTCAAGGTGCCGGAGAAGGAATCCAAGCCTGTGGATCTGGCGCTCGAACGCAGGCCGGAAGTGGAGGGGGCCATCGTTTCCATGGATCCCAAGTCCGGCGAAGTGCTCGCGCTGTCCGGCGGGTATTCATTCTCGCGCAGTCAGTTCAACCGCGCCACGCAGGCTCGCAGGCAGTGCGGTTCGGCCTTCAAGCCGTTCGTTTACTCCACGGCCATCGATAACGGTTTCACTCCGGCCTCCATCGTCATGGATTCGCCCATCGTCTTCGCCAACGAGGAAGAGGGCAAGCTCTGGCGTCCGGAGAACTTCGCCAACACCTTCAAGGGGCCGACTCTGTTGCGTACAGCGCTGGTCAAGTCCAAGAACACCTGCACCATCCGCGTGGCGCAGGAGCTGGGCATCCGCAAGATCATCGAGCGCGCCAGAAGTATGGGGCTCGACTCAGAATTCCCGGCCGACCTTTCGGTGGCGCTTGGCTCGGCGTCCGTCACGCTCATGAACATGGTGCAGGCATACTCGGCCTTTGCCCGTGACGGCTCCTACATCAAGCCGCGCATGGTGCTCTCGGTCAAGAGCGCGTGGGGCGACGAGATGTACACCTCCGAACCCGAGGCCGTTGAGGCCATCAGCCCGCAGACCGCATATATCATGGCCTCGCTCATGAAGCAGGTGGTCAGCGACGGAACCGGCTGGCGCGCCCGTGCCCTGAAGCGTCCCATCGCAGGCAAGACCGGAACCACGAACAACGAGCAGGACGCGTGGTTCATGGGATATACTCCCTACCTCGTCACCGGTGTGTTCGTAGGCTTTGACGAAATCCGCCCCATGGGCAGATGGGAGACCGGCTCGCGCGCCGCAAGCCCCATCTGGGTCCAGTACCGTAAGGAAGTGGAAGAGGATTATCCGTATCAGGACTTCCCACAGCCGCAGGGAATCGTTATGGCTAAGGTAGATGCCAAAACCGGTAAGCTGGCCGGTCCCAACTCGGAAGAGAGTTATTTCCTGCCCTTCAAGGAAGGCACCCAACCTACCGAGATGGCGGGCGGCACTTCCGAATCAGGCGAGGAAGGGACTACGGCCGGAGATGACCTGTTCAAGCAGATATTCTAA
- a CDS encoding KpsF/GutQ family sugar-phosphate isomerase, translated as MVDAEKWISIARRVLDTEIEGLQAVRHQLDGGFSQAVEAMAACTGRVVITGVGKSGLVGRKIAATLSSTGTPSFFLHPVEGAHGDMGMIRDEDVVLAISNSGNTDEVNAILPTMRSLGATIVCLVGRCGSRMAELSDIVIEAAVPREACPMGLAPTASTTAHLAVGDAMAVCLMEHKAFKESDFQRFHPGGSLGQRLSLCVDNLMHTANIPVVETGTALERALSVLNDGKLGLVGVIDGDQRLLGVLSDGDVRRLFCANGLDRAAPIDGVMTADPKRARLGDSAAQVLDIMELHQITVLPVVGDDERLAGLVHLHDLLGKGQLSFSKPESDGGKPA; from the coding sequence ATGGTGGATGCCGAAAAGTGGATCAGCATCGCACGCCGGGTGCTGGATACGGAGATCGAAGGGCTTCAGGCCGTCCGGCATCAGCTGGACGGCGGGTTCTCTCAGGCCGTGGAGGCCATGGCTGCCTGTACTGGCCGTGTGGTGATCACGGGCGTTGGCAAGTCCGGACTTGTCGGCCGCAAGATTGCGGCCACGCTTTCCAGCACCGGGACTCCCTCGTTCTTCCTGCATCCGGTTGAAGGGGCTCATGGTGACATGGGCATGATCCGCGACGAGGACGTGGTGCTCGCCATTTCCAATAGCGGCAACACTGACGAGGTCAACGCCATTCTCCCGACGATGCGCTCTCTCGGGGCCACCATCGTCTGTCTGGTCGGGCGCTGCGGCTCCCGAATGGCGGAACTTTCCGACATCGTTATCGAGGCGGCCGTACCGCGCGAGGCGTGCCCCATGGGGCTTGCGCCCACCGCCAGCACCACGGCGCACCTTGCCGTGGGCGATGCCATGGCCGTCTGCCTTATGGAGCACAAGGCCTTCAAGGAGAGCGACTTCCAGCGTTTTCATCCCGGCGGCTCCCTCGGGCAGCGGCTTTCCCTGTGCGTTGACAACCTCATGCATACGGCTAATATCCCTGTTGTCGAGACCGGAACCGCGCTGGAGCGGGCTCTTTCGGTTCTCAATGACGGCAAGCTTGGGCTGGTTGGTGTGATCGACGGCGATCAGCGGCTTCTGGGCGTGCTTTCGGACGGCGACGTGCGGAGGCTCTTTTGCGCGAACGGGCTGGATCGTGCTGCCCCTATAGACGGTGTCATGACCGCCGATCCCAAGCGTGCGCGTCTGGGCGACAGCGCGGCGCAGGTGCTGGATATCATGGAGTTGCATCAGATAACCGTCCTGCCGGTCGTCGGGGATGATGAACGGCTGGCCGGGCTTGTGCATCTGCACGACCTTCTCGGCAAAGGGCAGCTCAGTTTTTCCAAACCGGAGTCTGACGGGGGAAAACCCGCCTGA
- a CDS encoding PhzF family phenazine biosynthesis protein, which produces MRLDMFQVDAFASTLFSGNPAAVVPLYEWLSDELMQSIAAENNLAETAFIVRKGEYYELRWFTPEEEMDLCGHATLATAHVLYEFLGYRDPVVVFETKSGRLLVEREPDGSYAMDFPSWPPKEMQVTERVTKALGVRPEELYANHRDMVAVFSTREEVEALRPDSRLVAQLDCMCLICTAPGLDYDFVSRVFVPEEGIPEDPVTGSAHCALVPFWAERLGKETLNAYQASKRGGELRCRMLGDRVKIAGKAVSYLVGTILLED; this is translated from the coding sequence ATGCGGCTGGATATGTTTCAGGTGGACGCGTTCGCCTCGACCCTGTTTTCCGGAAACCCGGCAGCCGTCGTACCTCTTTACGAGTGGTTGAGCGACGAGCTCATGCAGTCCATTGCGGCCGAGAACAATCTGGCCGAGACCGCGTTCATCGTGCGAAAGGGCGAATATTACGAACTGCGCTGGTTCACGCCCGAAGAGGAAATGGACCTTTGCGGCCATGCGACGCTGGCCACGGCGCATGTTCTGTATGAATTCCTCGGCTACCGAGATCCCGTCGTGGTTTTCGAGACCAAGAGCGGGCGCCTGCTGGTGGAGCGCGAACCGGACGGCTCCTATGCCATGGATTTTCCGTCCTGGCCGCCCAAGGAAATGCAGGTTACCGAGCGCGTTACCAAGGCTCTGGGTGTTCGTCCCGAGGAACTGTACGCCAATCATCGCGACATGGTCGCAGTCTTTTCGACCCGCGAAGAGGTCGAGGCGCTGCGCCCCGACTCCCGACTTGTGGCGCAACTTGACTGTATGTGTCTCATCTGCACCGCGCCGGGGCTGGATTATGACTTCGTTTCCCGCGTTTTCGTGCCGGAGGAGGGCATTCCGGAGGACCCCGTCACCGGTTCGGCCCACTGCGCGCTGGTGCCGTTCTGGGCGGAGCGTCTGGGCAAGGAAACCCTTAACGCCTATCAGGCTTCCAAACGCGGCGGCGAGCTGCGTTGCAGAATGCTCGGTGATCGTGTCAAGATAGCGGGCAAAGCCGTGAGCTACCTAGTGGGAACCATTCTGCTGGAGGACTGA
- a CDS encoding phenylpyruvate tautomerase MIF-related protein — MPFVNVTTNIELDKQRLDETLGALSRFISDILGKPESYVMAQMQPGAQLVFGGSADAAAYVQLASIGLPTEKTADLSRELCTFLESALDIPSDRVYIAFADLERTMFGWDKRTFG, encoded by the coding sequence ATGCCCTTCGTTAACGTCACCACCAATATCGAACTGGATAAACAGCGGCTGGATGAGACGCTCGGCGCCTTGTCCCGCTTCATCTCGGATATTCTCGGAAAGCCGGAGAGCTACGTCATGGCGCAGATGCAGCCCGGAGCGCAGCTCGTTTTCGGCGGCTCCGCAGATGCGGCGGCTTACGTGCAGCTTGCCAGCATCGGACTCCCGACGGAGAAGACCGCTGACCTTTCACGTGAGCTTTGCACGTTTCTGGAAAGCGCACTCGATATTCCTTCGGACCGGGTCTACATCGCATTTGCCGACCTAGAACGAACCATGTTCGGCTGGGACAAGAGGACCTTTGGATGA
- the purF gene encoding amidophosphoribosyltransferase — protein MKKEYCGLFGIYGHTEAARMTYFGLYAMQHRGQESAGIVTWDGAKIREQKGMGLVPDVFNERHIGKELKGDIAMGHIRYSTTGASLIRNAQPFIVRHGDLRLAVAHNGNLVNTYELRRELEEQGSIFQTTMDTEVFVHLIIKNLNGSNSIEEAVKKACAKIKGAYCLLIMANDKLIAVKDPNGFRPLSLGRLGDRYVLASETCAFDLIEAEYLRPLSPGEMLVIENNKITSHQAVEPGEKKQCIFELIYFARPDSYVFGEVVYERRKEMGKVLAREAPVDADIVMPFPDSGNYAAVGYSQESGLPLELVMIRNHYVGRTFIQPSQDMRDFSVRVKLNPVQSMIQGKRILIVEDSIVRGTTTRTRVKKLRELGAREIHMRVSCPPIAHPCFYGIDFSSKGELLAANTSVEDIRRYLGLDSLHYLSIPGLLSSVSQGDDYCLACFDGNYPIPIDGEAGKLCLEDQGAPGFIKPCC, from the coding sequence ATGAAGAAAGAGTATTGCGGACTGTTCGGCATTTACGGCCATACCGAGGCCGCTCGCATGACCTACTTCGGGCTGTACGCCATGCAGCACCGGGGTCAGGAGTCGGCGGGCATCGTGACCTGGGATGGCGCGAAAATCCGTGAACAGAAAGGCATGGGGCTGGTGCCCGACGTCTTCAACGAACGTCACATCGGCAAGGAACTCAAGGGCGATATCGCCATGGGCCATATCCGCTATTCCACCACGGGCGCCTCGCTGATCCGCAACGCCCAGCCGTTCATCGTGCGCCACGGCGACCTGCGTCTGGCCGTGGCTCATAACGGCAACCTCGTGAACACCTACGAGCTTCGTCGCGAACTTGAAGAGCAGGGTAGCATCTTCCAGACCACCATGGATACGGAAGTGTTCGTGCACCTGATCATCAAGAACCTCAACGGCAGCAACAGCATCGAGGAAGCGGTCAAGAAGGCCTGCGCCAAGATCAAGGGTGCCTACTGCCTGCTGATCATGGCCAACGACAAGTTGATCGCGGTCAAGGACCCCAACGGGTTCCGGCCGCTTTCGCTCGGCCGCCTCGGCGACCGTTACGTACTTGCCTCCGAGACCTGCGCCTTCGACCTTATCGAGGCCGAATACCTGCGCCCACTGTCTCCGGGTGAAATGCTGGTCATCGAAAACAACAAGATCACCAGCCATCAGGCCGTGGAGCCGGGCGAGAAAAAGCAGTGCATCTTTGAGCTGATCTACTTTGCGCGTCCCGACTCCTACGTCTTCGGCGAGGTGGTTTATGAACGCCGCAAGGAGATGGGCAAGGTGCTCGCGCGGGAAGCTCCGGTGGACGCAGACATAGTCATGCCGTTTCCGGACTCGGGCAACTACGCCGCAGTAGGCTATTCTCAGGAATCCGGCCTGCCGCTGGAGCTGGTCATGATCCGCAACCACTACGTTGGCCGGACCTTCATCCAGCCTTCGCAGGATATGCGCGACTTCTCCGTGCGGGTGAAGCTCAATCCGGTGCAGAGCATGATTCAGGGCAAGCGTATCCTCATCGTCGAGGACTCCATTGTCCGCGGCACCACGACGCGTACGAGGGTCAAGAAGCTGCGCGAACTTGGTGCCCGCGAAATTCACATGCGCGTGAGCTGTCCGCCCATCGCACACCCCTGCTTCTACGGCATCGATTTCTCCTCCAAGGGCGAGCTGCTTGCGGCCAACACCTCGGTGGAGGACATTCGCCGCTACCTCGGGCTGGATTCTCTGCATTATCTGAGCATCCCCGGGCTGCTCAGCTCCGTTTCCCAGGGTGACGATTACTGTCTGGCCTGCTTTGACGGCAACTACCCGATCCCCATTGATGGAGAGGCGGGCAAGCTCTGCCTTGAGGATCAGGGCGCGCCGGGCTTCATCAAGCCGTGCTGCTAG
- the carB gene encoding carbamoyl-phosphate synthase large subunit, with translation MPKRSDLKKIMLIGSGPIVIGQACEFDYSGTQALKALKEEGYEVVLVNSNPASIMTDPELADRTYIEPIEPETVARIIEKERPDALLPTLGGQTGLNTALAVAEMGVLDKFGVELIGADLDAIQKAESRELFRKAMENIGLTVPLSGIARNQDDIREWGEKLSFPIIIRPAFTLGGTGGGVAYNMEELIEIASKGIAASMQSEVMLEESILGWKEYELEVMRDSKDNCVIICSIENLDPMGVHTGDSVTVAPAQTLTDDEYQKMRDASLAIMREIGVETGGSNVQFAVNPENGDLVVIEMNPRVSRSSALASKATGFPIAKIAAKLAVGYTLDEIPNDITRETMASFEPAIDYCVIKIPRFTFEKFPGAEDYLSTAMKSVGETMAIGRTFKEALQKGLRSLETGHVGLGKRFEKCEIERDELLQLLRKPNSQRLFALRNAMRCGMSLEEVHDATWIDPWFLGQFRDVLDMEERLIEFGIKEGIEESTPELPAILRKAKEYGYSDAQLATMWKTSEDAVRNLRLKLGIRPTYYLVDTCAAEFEAYTPYYYSTYEGGDEIEPAEGRKIVILGGGPNRIGQGIEFDYCCCHSSFMLREMGIKSIMVNSNPETVSTDYDTSDRLYFEPLTFEDVMNIIDFEKPDGVVVQFGGQTPLNLAIRLMNAGVPLIGTSPDAIDRAEDRERFKQLLNKLHLKQPPNGTAMSMVEAREIAEKLGFPLVLRPSYVLGGRGMDIVYSMEDFERYFRESALVSPEHPTLIDKFLEYAVEVDVDALCDGEQVYIGGVMEHIEEAGIHSGDSASVLPPYSLSPEMVREIERQTTAMAIELGVVGLMNVQYAIKDDEVYVIEVNPRASRTVPFVSKATAVPMAKLATRVMMGEKIKDLKPWSMRKKGHISIKESVFPFNRFPNVDVLLGPEMRSTGEVMGIDESFGLAYMKSQLAAGQKLPKGGNVFVSVNDWDKNKVLLPVRDFQDMGFSILATGGTADYLEEKGVKVQRVYKVHEGQRPNVVDLIKNGDIDLVLNTPSGKKTVGDSKMIRQATLLYNIPYTTTISGARAVAQAIYELRETGLVVKSIQEYYG, from the coding sequence ATGCCCAAACGTTCCGACCTGAAAAAGATCATGCTCATAGGCTCCGGACCGATCGTTATCGGTCAGGCCTGTGAATTCGACTACTCCGGCACCCAGGCCCTCAAGGCCCTCAAGGAAGAGGGATACGAGGTCGTGCTGGTCAACTCTAACCCGGCGTCCATCATGACGGACCCCGAGCTAGCCGACCGTACGTATATCGAGCCCATCGAACCGGAAACCGTCGCGAGGATCATCGAGAAGGAACGGCCCGATGCGCTGCTTCCGACTCTCGGCGGCCAGACCGGCCTGAACACGGCGCTTGCCGTTGCCGAAATGGGTGTGCTGGACAAGTTCGGCGTCGAACTCATCGGTGCCGATCTTGATGCCATCCAGAAGGCCGAAAGCCGCGAACTATTCCGAAAGGCCATGGAAAACATCGGCCTTACCGTCCCCCTGAGCGGCATTGCCCGCAATCAGGACGACATCCGCGAATGGGGCGAAAAGCTGAGCTTCCCCATCATTATCCGACCCGCGTTCACCCTTGGTGGAACCGGCGGCGGCGTTGCCTATAACATGGAGGAGCTCATCGAAATCGCCTCCAAAGGGATCGCGGCCAGCATGCAAAGCGAAGTCATGCTTGAAGAATCCATCCTCGGATGGAAAGAGTATGAGCTCGAAGTCATGCGCGACAGCAAGGACAACTGCGTCATCATCTGTTCCATCGAGAACCTCGACCCCATGGGCGTCCACACGGGCGACTCCGTGACCGTGGCTCCGGCCCAGACCCTGACCGATGACGAATACCAGAAGATGCGCGACGCATCGCTGGCCATCATGCGCGAGATCGGTGTCGAAACCGGCGGCTCCAATGTGCAGTTCGCTGTCAATCCTGAGAACGGCGACCTCGTGGTCATTGAAATGAACCCCCGTGTTTCGCGTTCGTCCGCGCTGGCGTCCAAGGCCACCGGCTTTCCCATCGCCAAAATCGCGGCCAAACTCGCCGTGGGATACACCCTCGACGAGATTCCCAACGATATCACACGCGAGACCATGGCGAGCTTCGAGCCTGCCATCGACTACTGCGTCATCAAGATTCCGCGCTTCACTTTCGAGAAGTTCCCGGGCGCAGAGGACTACCTCTCCACGGCCATGAAGTCGGTGGGTGAGACCATGGCCATCGGCCGTACCTTCAAGGAAGCCCTGCAGAAGGGGTTGCGTTCGCTCGAAACCGGGCACGTCGGCCTCGGCAAGCGCTTCGAGAAGTGCGAGATCGAGCGCGACGAGTTGCTTCAGCTTCTGAGAAAGCCCAACTCTCAGCGCCTGTTCGCGCTCAGGAACGCCATGCGCTGCGGAATGAGCCTCGAAGAGGTACACGACGCCACCTGGATCGACCCCTGGTTCCTCGGCCAGTTCCGCGACGTGCTGGACATGGAGGAGCGCCTCATTGAGTTCGGCATCAAGGAAGGCATCGAAGAGAGCACGCCCGAACTGCCGGCCATCCTGAGGAAAGCAAAGGAATACGGCTACTCAGACGCACAGCTTGCCACCATGTGGAAGACCTCTGAGGATGCTGTCCGGAATCTGCGCCTCAAGCTGGGCATCAGGCCTACCTACTATCTGGTGGATACCTGCGCAGCCGAGTTCGAAGCCTATACTCCGTATTATTACTCCACATATGAAGGCGGGGACGAGATCGAGCCTGCCGAGGGACGCAAGATAGTCATTCTCGGCGGCGGTCCCAACCGTATCGGGCAGGGCATCGAGTTTGATTACTGCTGCTGCCACTCTTCCTTCATGCTCCGGGAGATGGGTATCAAATCCATCATGGTAAACTCCAACCCGGAGACCGTCTCCACCGACTACGACACGTCCGACAGGCTCTACTTCGAGCCGCTGACCTTCGAGGACGTGATGAATATCATCGACTTCGAAAAGCCAGACGGCGTTGTGGTCCAGTTCGGCGGACAGACTCCGCTGAACCTTGCCATCAGGCTCATGAACGCGGGCGTGCCGCTCATCGGTACCTCGCCGGACGCCATCGACCGCGCCGAAGACCGCGAACGCTTCAAGCAGCTGTTGAACAAGCTGCACCTGAAGCAGCCGCCGAACGGCACCGCCATGAGCATGGTCGAAGCCCGGGAGATCGCCGAGAAGCTCGGTTTCCCGCTGGTGCTTCGCCCCTCTTACGTGCTTGGCGGACGCGGCATGGACATCGTTTACAGCATGGAAGACTTCGAGCGTTACTTCCGCGAATCCGCGCTGGTTTCGCCCGAGCATCCGACCCTCATAGATAAATTCCTCGAGTATGCCGTCGAGGTCGATGTGGACGCCCTGTGCGACGGGGAGCAGGTCTACATCGGCGGCGTCATGGAACACATCGAGGAAGCGGGCATTCACTCAGGCGACTCTGCCTCGGTTCTGCCGCCGTACAGCCTTTCTCCGGAGATGGTGCGCGAGATTGAGCGCCAGACCACCGCCATGGCCATTGAGCTGGGCGTGGTCGGGCTGATGAACGTGCAGTATGCCATCAAGGACGACGAAGTGTACGTCATTGAGGTGAACCCGCGGGCTTCCCGGACCGTTCCGTTCGTGTCCAAGGCCACCGCCGTGCCCATGGCCAAGCTCGCCACCCGCGTGATGATGGGTGAAAAGATCAAGGATCTCAAACCTTGGTCCATGCGCAAGAAAGGGCACATCTCCATCAAGGAATCCGTTTTTCCCTTCAACCGCTTCCCGAACGTGGACGTACTGCTCGGACCCGAGATGCGCTCCACCGGAGAAGTCATGGGAATCGACGAGTCTTTCGGGCTGGCATACATGAAGTCTCAGCTTGCGGCCGGACAGAAGCTGCCCAAGGGTGGCAATGTCTTCGTTTCCGTCAACGACTGGGACAAGAACAAGGTGCTCCTGCCGGTGCGCGATTTCCAGGACATGGGTTTCTCCATTCTGGCCACCGGCGGAACCGCGGATTATCTCGAAGAGAAGGGCGTCAAGGTTCAGCGCGTCTACAAGGTGCACGAAGGGCAGCGTCCCAACGTCGTGGACCTGATCAAGAACGGCGACATCGACCTCGTGCTCAACACTCCCTCCGGCAAGAAAACGGTGGGTGACTCCAAGATGATCCGTCAGGCCACGTTGCTGTACAACATTCCGTACACCACCACCATCTCGGGTGCGCGGGCGGTCGCGCAGGCCATCTACGAGCTTCGCGAGACCGGTCTCGTGGTCAAGAGCATTCAGGAATACTACGGCTAA
- a CDS encoding zinc/iron-chelating domain-containing protein, with protein sequence MTDTIVKDPHVCVRCAEHGPTCCRITPGQEEVCFPLSTAEWERIRDFQPDKGGFVKQANSQAFIDNVKRLFPGEDEAVAELFPERGEHVRLALRSDGSCRFLGSKGCVLPRESRPYYCRLYPFWIAGGEILVFESPTCLARRECRSLNCMMRTLKTNAATVRDLYGRLRLAWGLPPARGMRKVKRTF encoded by the coding sequence GTGACGGATACAATCGTCAAGGACCCTCACGTATGCGTTCGATGCGCGGAGCACGGTCCCACCTGCTGCCGGATTACCCCGGGGCAGGAGGAGGTCTGTTTTCCGCTCTCGACCGCCGAATGGGAGCGCATCCGCGACTTCCAGCCCGACAAGGGCGGCTTTGTGAAGCAAGCCAACTCGCAGGCCTTCATCGACAACGTCAAACGTCTTTTCCCCGGTGAGGACGAGGCCGTGGCCGAGCTTTTCCCGGAACGTGGAGAGCATGTCAGGCTTGCCCTGCGCTCCGACGGTTCCTGTCGGTTTCTCGGTTCAAAAGGGTGCGTGCTGCCCCGTGAATCGCGGCCGTACTACTGCCGCCTCTATCCTTTCTGGATTGCCGGAGGCGAGATACTCGTCTTCGAATCCCCCACATGCCTAGCGCGGCGCGAATGTCGCAGTCTCAATTGCATGATGAGGACCCTGAAAACCAATGCGGCCACCGTACGCGACCTGTACGGGCGGCTGCGTCTGGCATGGGGCCTGCCCCCGGCCAGAGGAATGCGCAAGGTCAAACGCACCTTCTGA
- a CDS encoding substrate-binding periplasmic protein has protein sequence MMLRSVVLTMLVLGLTAFARPAFSLTIITEHGIPAAFYDEEGELTGLCVEAVRDIQRRIGDETPIRVLPWARGYDIAQTTSEVLLFPTTRTSARERLFHWVGPMLRITWVLYGMEGRFDLETLDDARNLRRIGGIRGDAKMEFLKSKGFDNLQEVSSGKINIDKLRHGRLDAFFTSNVGMFGAAEVSGVSTEGIVPLLTVREVDLYLAFSKETSEKLVEKWRRAHLEQRRDGTFKRLYEKWLPGESVPELPGASQ, from the coding sequence ATGATGCTTCGAAGCGTTGTCCTGACCATGCTGGTGTTGGGGCTGACAGCTTTCGCCCGCCCTGCTTTTTCCCTGACCATCATAACCGAGCACGGCATCCCGGCCGCTTTCTACGACGAAGAGGGCGAACTGACTGGTCTGTGTGTGGAGGCCGTGCGCGATATCCAGCGCAGAATCGGTGACGAAACGCCCATTCGCGTGCTCCCGTGGGCGCGAGGGTATGATATTGCACAGACCACTTCCGAAGTCTTGCTCTTTCCCACCACACGCACTTCGGCTCGCGAGCGATTGTTTCATTGGGTGGGCCCCATGCTTCGTATCACCTGGGTCTTGTACGGCATGGAAGGGCGCTTTGATTTGGAGACGCTTGATGATGCCAGAAACCTGCGGCGCATCGGAGGCATACGTGGCGACGCCAAGATGGAATTCTTGAAGAGCAAGGGCTTTGACAATCTTCAGGAAGTCAGTTCCGGCAAGATAAACATCGACAAATTGCGACATGGTCGTTTGGACGCATTTTTTACAAGCAATGTGGGCATGTTCGGTGCGGCTGAGGTAAGCGGAGTCTCCACGGAAGGCATTGTGCCGCTCCTGACGGTGCGCGAGGTGGACCTGTATCTGGCGTTTTCCAAAGAAACGTCGGAAAAGCTGGTGGAAAAGTGGCGACGGGCGCATCTGGAGCAACGCCGGGACGGCACGTTCAAACGGCTTTATGAAAAGTGGCTGCCCGGAGAGTCCGTTCCCGAACTCCCCGGGGCGAGCCAATAG